Proteins from a single region of Candidatus Dadabacteria bacterium:
- a CDS encoding IS5/IS1182 family transposase: MEQLDFGEEGRYVRLDDKKDPLVKLNAIIPWELFRPRLRSVWREPQRERKSSAGRKPWDEIVMFKTIILCALYNL; the protein is encoded by the coding sequence GTGGAACAGCTGGATTTCGGAGAAGAGGGCAGGTACGTGAGACTGGATGACAAGAAAGACCCCTTGGTCAAACTCAACGCAATAATTCCCTGGGAACTGTTCCGTCCCCGTCTCAGGTCGGTATGGAGGGAACCGCAGAGGGAGCGCAAGTCAAGCGCGGGGCGCAAGCCGTGGGACGAGATAGTGATGTTCAAGACGATAATTCTGTGCGCTCTTTACAATCTGT